The following DNA comes from Corallococcus exiguus.
GGACGGCACGGACCCCGAGCTGCACCAGGCCGTGGGCCTCATCCTCCTGAAGGAGGGCGACACCGAGGGCGCGCGCCTGCAGTTCAAGAGCGCCCTGGAGGCGAAGGCGGACTACGTGCCCGCGCACGTGGAGCTGGCCCAGCTGGCGCTCAACGCGGAGGACTTCCCCGGCGCGGAGGAGCACCTGCGCCGCATCCTGCAGTCGGACGGCAAGAACGCCGCCGCGCACGTGGACCTGGGCATCGCGCTCAAGGGCCAGGGCCAGTACGACAAGGCCATGCAGGAGTACGACGAGGCGGAGAAGCTCAACCCGGACCTGGGCGCCACGTACCTCAACCGCGGCATCATCCTGCACAAGGTGAAGGACGCCCCCGAGCGCGCGGTGGAGCTCTACAAGAAGTACGTCGCGCTCGCCGGCGGCGAGGTCGCGATCAACGCGGAGGCGCCTGTCTTCGGCCTCATGCGCGAGGCGGAGAGCATCGTGCAGGCCAAGCGCGAGGCGTCCGCCGCGGAGGCCCAGGCCAAGCAGATGGAGGCGCTCCAGGCGCAGCAGCAGGCCGCGATGAAGGCGGAAGAGGCGAAGCAGAAGGGCCAGCCGCCTCCGGGTGGAGCAACGCCCGCGTCCGGCAACGGCACCGCTCCGCAGGCCACGCCGGCCTCGGGCACGGGGGCGCAGCAGCCGGCCGCCGCTCCGGCGGGTGGCACGCAGACGGCCCCTGCCCAGAAGAATGCAGCACCGGCGGACTCCGACGAGCCCACCGACGACCTGCTGTGATGTGGGAGACGCCCGCCAGTGGCTTCACGCTGGCGGCGCGGCTCGGGAAGATGCGAACCTTGTGGGCCCCTCGCTTTTCGAGGCGGGGGCCCACCATGCGGAAACACCAGTGGGCCTTGGGAAGGCCCCACGTGGAGGCAGGATGCGGAAGTGGCTGATGCTGTTGGTGACGCTGTCGGTGGCCCCGGCCTTCGCCCAGGACGAGGGCGGCAAGGCGGCGGGTGAGGGTGGCGGCGCCAGGATGCAGAAGACGACCAGCGTCGACTTCGAGGACGACACCATTGAAGGTGACCTCACGAAGCCGGATGGCGAGTACGTCGAGGCGCGCAAGACCGTGAAGCACTCGAACCTCATCCGCATCCGCGAAGACTTCGAGGACAAGGTGATGCAGTCCGTGGGCGAGCTGTAATCCCCCCACCACGGATTGAATCGACGGCGGGAACCTTCCGCCGGCACCGTTGTCCAAGAGCGCCAAAGCCTACCGGGAGCCCT
Coding sequences within:
- the gltE gene encoding adventurous gliding motility TPR repeat lipoprotein GltE; translation: MNRRMHPFRPLLLATLALTAVGCSTTQTNTPAAVAKPVAAPTGPVSISNRAMLLFDDAVKSFDAQKKAKAFDYPSLERKFKAALEADQNLAEAEYNLGVIAERMGKGDEAKARYASALTKKPSLRQASDNLAIMKQNGGDVAGAVALYQDVLTRYPDDAGSRARLAEIYRQNNDHDKAMELSRAALMRDPMNTNALKVMIRSYLDRKQLAMAKLVALRAVKLDGTDPELHQAVGLILLKEGDTEGARLQFKSALEAKADYVPAHVELAQLALNAEDFPGAEEHLRRILQSDGKNAAAHVDLGIALKGQGQYDKAMQEYDEAEKLNPDLGATYLNRGIILHKVKDAPERAVELYKKYVALAGGEVAINAEAPVFGLMREAESIVQAKREASAAEAQAKQMEALQAQQQAAMKAEEAKQKGQPPPGGATPASGNGTAPQATPASGTGAQQPAAAPAGGTQTAPAQKNAAPADSDEPTDDLL
- the cglF gene encoding adventurous gliding motility protein CglF gives rise to the protein MRKWLMLLVTLSVAPAFAQDEGGKAAGEGGGARMQKTTSVDFEDDTIEGDLTKPDGEYVEARKTVKHSNLIRIREDFEDKVMQSVGEL